One Acinetobacter colistiniresistens DNA segment encodes these proteins:
- a CDS encoding CDP-alcohol phosphatidyltransferase family protein, with product MPLKHQIPTLLIYSRLVLGFLIVAVTLLQPNFYAIFTVIFLTLGLLSDIFDGIIARRLGISSEKLRRLDSNIDQVFFICAIASIYLQQPDFFKQYFWPIIILTLFEVAIYLVSFIKFRKEVATHSLGAKIWTLFLFALLVQVTLTGQGQILFWIVFWLGVLTRTEIIAIILVLKQWQNDVPSLKQALRIRKGLSVQQNRLFNG from the coding sequence ATGCCTTTAAAACATCAAATCCCGACTTTACTTATCTATTCCAGATTGGTGCTGGGTTTTCTTATTGTTGCTGTCACCCTACTTCAGCCTAACTTCTATGCTATTTTTACCGTGATCTTTCTGACGCTCGGACTGCTGAGTGATATTTTTGATGGCATCATTGCCAGACGCCTAGGCATATCAAGCGAAAAATTACGCCGATTAGACTCTAACATTGACCAAGTTTTTTTTATTTGTGCAATTGCTTCAATTTATTTACAACAACCCGATTTTTTTAAACAATATTTCTGGCCCATCATTATTCTGACGCTATTTGAAGTTGCAATTTACCTTGTGAGTTTTATTAAGTTCCGTAAAGAAGTGGCCACCCATAGCCTCGGCGCAAAAATTTGGACCTTATTTCTCTTCGCTTTGTTGGTACAAGTCACGCTCACAGGACAAGGCCAAATTTTATTCTGGATCGTTTTTTGGTTAGGTGTTTTAACCCGAACTGAAATCATTGCCATCATTCTAGTCCTCAAACAATGGCAAAATGATGTTCCTAGCCTCAAACAAGCTTTACGTATCAGAAAAGGTTTAAGCGTCCAGCAGAATCGTCTTTTTAATGGTTAA
- a CDS encoding M48 family metallopeptidase: protein MQSVSLETRLPDIKVVRHARARNLRLRVEPTGIRLTVPLFCSKRQIQQFLHQSEQWLVETWAKQQQQLNQVAVFPEQLALFFHSQPFQIILQQQRPLFKFDFDQHLVWINDGQPEQALQAAVLAYAKQFLPEYLTQVSQQISLSYQQCNIRRPKTRWGSCSCKHDIMLNAALVLMPEHIVRSVCVHELAHTKHFDHSAAFWGEVEKHDPCYLAHRKQLKQIQLPAWYFKKD, encoded by the coding sequence ATGCAATCTGTTTCATTGGAAACGCGATTACCTGACATTAAAGTCGTTCGGCATGCAAGAGCAAGAAATTTGCGCTTGCGTGTCGAGCCGACAGGTATTCGTTTAACCGTTCCTTTATTCTGTAGTAAACGACAGATTCAGCAATTTTTGCATCAATCAGAACAATGGTTGGTCGAGACATGGGCTAAACAACAACAGCAATTAAATCAGGTTGCAGTATTTCCTGAACAATTAGCGCTATTTTTCCATTCGCAACCTTTCCAAATTATCCTGCAACAGCAGCGGCCTCTGTTTAAATTTGATTTTGATCAGCATCTGGTCTGGATAAATGATGGGCAGCCAGAGCAGGCTTTGCAGGCAGCTGTCTTGGCTTATGCAAAGCAGTTTTTACCTGAATATTTGACTCAAGTGAGTCAGCAAATCAGCCTGTCATATCAGCAATGCAATATCCGGAGACCGAAAACGCGTTGGGGTAGTTGTAGTTGCAAACACGACATCATGTTAAATGCTGCATTGGTGCTTATGCCTGAACATATTGTACGATCTGTTTGTGTGCATGAGTTAGCGCATACCAAACATTTTGATCATAGTGCAGCTTTCTGGGGTGAAGTTGAAAAGCATGATCCCTGTTATCTTGCGCATCGAAAGCAGTTAAAACAAATTCAATTGCCTGCTTGGTACTTTAAAAAAGATTAA
- the rpiA gene encoding ribose-5-phosphate isomerase RpiA: protein MSLYASQDEKKQAAAKAALKHLPKGGILGVGTGSTVNFLIDLLPELQLEAAVASSNATAERLKKLGIEVVDMNSVGGLDAYVDGADEIDRHMHMIKGGGAALTREKIVASIAKKFVCIVDDSKWVDQLGRDFPLPVEVIPMARSAVARKIVALGGDPVYREGVVTDNGNVILDVFNLNILNALELERTLNNIPGVVTNGIFALNPATIAVVATDSGIEERTAQ, encoded by the coding sequence ATGAGTCTATATGCAAGCCAAGATGAAAAAAAACAAGCTGCCGCCAAAGCAGCTTTGAAACATTTGCCTAAAGGCGGCATTTTGGGCGTAGGAACAGGAAGTACCGTTAATTTTTTAATTGATTTATTGCCTGAATTGCAATTAGAAGCGGCTGTTGCCAGTTCAAATGCAACTGCTGAGCGTTTAAAGAAGTTGGGTATCGAAGTTGTAGATATGAACTCGGTCGGTGGCTTGGATGCTTATGTAGATGGTGCAGATGAAATCGATCGCCATATGCATATGATTAAAGGTGGTGGTGCTGCCTTAACCCGTGAAAAAATTGTTGCATCTATTGCGAAAAAATTCGTCTGTATCGTGGATGACTCAAAATGGGTTGATCAATTAGGACGTGATTTTCCGCTTCCTGTTGAAGTGATTCCTATGGCACGTTCTGCAGTAGCACGTAAGATTGTGGCTTTAGGTGGTGACCCAGTTTATCGCGAAGGTGTGGTGACTGATAATGGCAATGTGATTTTAGATGTTTTTAATTTAAATATTTTAAATGCACTTGAACTAGAAAGAACCTTGAATAATATTCCTGGTGTTGTGACCAATGGTATTTTTGCATTGAATCCAGCAACAATTGCAGTTGTTGCAACTGACAGTGGTATTGAAGAACGTACAGCGCAGTAA